A stretch of Brassica rapa cultivar Chiifu-401-42 chromosome A08, CAAS_Brap_v3.01, whole genome shotgun sequence DNA encodes these proteins:
- the LOC103833754 gene encoding aspartic proteinase CDR1, with translation MASIFFSVLLPLSVLSSPFLLNANAHTKLGFSTDLIHRDSPKSPFYNPTETSAQRLRNTVHRSVNRVVHFNGKDASVNSPETEITSDGGEYLMNVSLGTPPFPIMAIADTGSDLLWTQCKPCDDCYTQDDPLFDPKASSTYKDVSCSSSQCTALESQATCSTEDNTCSYTLSYGDKSYTKGNVAADTVTLGSTDNRPVQLKNIVIGCGHNNAGTFSKKGSGIIGLGGGSVSLISQLGDSIDGKFSYCLVPLSSENDKTSKINFGTNAVVSGNESVSTPLITKSQATFYYLTLESVSVGSKNIKYPSVSDSYGSSSKGNIIIDSGTTLTMFSTDFYSELEDAVASSIDAERTNDPQNVLSLCYSATAKLNVPVITMHFDGADVKLDSSNAFIQISEDLVCFAFRGDDQLAIYGNIAQMNFLIGYDTVSKTVSFKPADCAKM, from the coding sequence ATGGCCTCTATATTCTTTTCAGTTCTCTTGCCTCTATCAGTACTCTCTTCACCCTTTCTCCTAAACGCAAACGCTCATACAAAACTTGGCTTCAGCACGGATCTGATCCACCGTGACTCTCCTAAATCGCCTTTCTACAATCCGACAGAAACCTCTGCTCAGCGTCTAAGAAACACGGTTCACCGATCCGTAAACCGTGTTGTCCATTTCAACGGAAAAGATGCATCAGTTAACTCACCTGAAACTGAGATAACCTCAGATGGAGGTGAATATCTCATGAATGTATCACTCGGGACTCCTCCCTTCCCGATCATGGCGATCGCTGACACGGGAAGCGATCTCCTATGGACCCAGTGCAAGCCATGCGATGACTGTTACACTCAGGATGATCCTCTCTTTGACCCTAAAGCATCTTCTACATACAAAGACGTTTCTTGCTCCTCAAGCCAATGTACTGCCCTTGAGAGTCAAGCCACTTGTTCGACAGAAGACAACACTTGCTCTTACACTTTGTCTTACGGGGACAAGTCTTACACAAAGGGTAATGTTGCCGCCGACACCGTAACGCTTGGCTCCACTGATAACCGCCCCGTGCAGCTCAAAAATATCGTCATTGGATGTGGTCACAATAACGCTGGAACATTCAGCAAGAAGGGCTCTGGAATCATTGGACTTGGTGGTGGTTCGGTTTCGCTCATTTCGCAACTCGGAGACTCAATCGATGGCAAATTCTCATACTGCTTGGTCCCTCTATCCTCAGAAAACGATAAAACAAGCAAGATCAACTTCGGAACTAATGCGGTTGTGTCGGGAAATGAATCTGTCTCAActccattgatcacaaaatcgCAAGCGACCTTCTATTACCTAACCCTAGAATCCGTTAGCGTGGGTAGCAAGAATATCAAATACCCATCGGTATCAGATTCTTATGGAAGCAGCAGCAAGGGGAACATCATCATCGACTCTGGCACAACTCTGACCATGTTCTCAACCGACTTTTACTCCGAACTCGAAGATGCGGTTGCATCCTCAATCGATGCTGAGAGAACTAACGATCCACAAAACGTGTTGAGTTTGTGTTACAGCGCAACCGCTAAGCTGAACGTTCCAGTCATTACTATGCATTTCGATGGAGCAGATGTGAAGTTAGACTCCTCCAATGCCTTCATACAAATCTCTGAGGATTTGGTTTGCTTCGCCTTCCGTGGGGACGACCAGTTGGCAATTTACGGGAATATAGCACAGATGAACTTCCTTATTGGTTACGACACCGTTTCTAAGACGGTCTCATTCAAACCAGCAGATTGTGCAAAGATGTAG